In Fastidiosipila sp., the DNA window ATCCGACTTGTAAAGGGCAAACTCGAATTCGTCATCCCCAAGCGCCTTATTTCGGTTCTCAAGGGTCTTGGTACCGCCAAGCTCCACCTCGACGCCCTCAGCCAGATAGCTGTTCGTAAAGGCTGCCACCTCGGCCTCAACCCAGGCCGGCGGGTCGGCTTCCTCGTCATAAATGTAGTAACTGACCGCCGCCTCAAGCTTTCCTTCATCGTTGTCCGCGATCACGACCTTGACAAGGTACTCCTTCGTATCGTACGTGAACCATCCAAGGCCACCGTCCACTTCCTTGATCAGGTAGTAGTAGGTACCCTCGGCGTCAAAGTCAAGTTTACTGAACTTGAAGATGCCGCCCACGTTGGAAACGGTCTCGACGTGAGCTCCCTCAATGCCGTCCACGTCCGACTTGTAAAGGGCAAACTCGAACTCGTCGTCCCCAAGCGCCTTATTTCGGTTCTCAAGGGTCTTGGTACCGCCAAGCTCCACCTCGACGCCCTCAGCCTCGTAGTGGTTGGTAAAGCTCACTGTTGCAGGGTCAACCGCCGCACTGATCCGCCCTTGGTTATCCTTCGACAGGGTCACTGTCACCGTGCGGGATAGGTTTTCGTCATAGGTAATTCCCGCGATAGGCTGACTGGAATCTTCTGTGACCGTATAGAAAAAATCTTTCGTGGTTGCACCGCCAAGATCAATGCTGGTAAAAAGGATACTGTCAAAGCGGAAGTCTTTTGTACCATTCCCAGCGAAAGTAAGTTCCTTCTTTACCCCGTCGACTGGGAGTTTGGGACCGGTCAACACGAACCCGAACTTATCCGTCTTGGTGGATGTACCCGGGCGCCCCGACAAAGTCTTCTCAACGCCGATTGACACCAGGGCAACATTCCTCCGGTTGGTCACTTCTACTTCTATATCGCTCCGCGGTATGTTGCCTACATGATTCACTTCAAAAGTGGTTCCCCCATCCACCCCATCAGTTTTGTAGGAAATGTCATACTCGCTGAGCGAACCCGAAGAGACACCAATTTCCTCAACCGAATAGGTGCCTTCATGACGTAATGTCGTCAGCCAGACATAACCAGGATCCTCCGCATTGGGGACGAGAGCCTCCGTGTGCGGGAAGTTGGCACTGTCTCCACCGCTTGACTTTTTAATCTCTACATCGAATGTCAGATTATCGGCAATCATATCACCGGCAATCAGGTTGCCCTGGTTGTCCGTTAAAATCTTCTTGATCTTGAGGAAGACCGGATCGACCTTGGGTGACTCGAATGAAGCGGAATCAGGATTGTCATCGGAATTTGTGTAGGTCATCACCGTGGACTTATTAGTCCAATAAAGATGATGGTTCGGATCAACCGATATTTCCGCCAGCTCAATGCCTGGATCCAGGATTGATGGATTGATCTCAATCCGATAGGTCATCTCCGCGTAGCGGATATCGTCGGTGCCCACAACCAGTTTTTTGAGCTCGGGAAATGTCCACTTAATCGTCTGATTGGTTGTCCCAGCGGGAGCTTTCAACTCGGTGGTTCCATCGCCAAAGGTGTCTATCTGCACATCAGTGACTACGGAAAAACCATCGCCCATTTCATCGGTGACAACAGCGCTTCGGACGGCGGACTGAGAAGTGATAATGCCTGCGATTTCCCCATAGATTCCTTCAAGCTCACTGGGGTTATTCGTCGAGTAGGCCCTATTTTGTGAGGCGATCTGACGCAGTATGTCAGTACCCGTCGCATCTGTGCCGACAGCGATTGTAAAGAGATTGTTTTGGCCAATGGAAGCTTTGGTGTCAGATGCCGCTCTTATGGCTGCGGATCCATTGTTGATGTGTTTGGTGATGTATACCCAATTGGGACGAGTACCGAGAGTTTGGTCATAGCTCTGAGTCAAAGTGCTTCCGGTGCCGACGACTGTGCTCTCGTCGAAATGGCCGTCATAGATCCCATACCATTGATGTCTGTTGCTCGACGTGTTGGTTCCTGTTGCTTCCACTATGTCCCAATTCAATGGTTCATAGCTGAAAGTCGGTAAACCATCTGACAAGAGCACCATAATCTTGTTGTCAATCGTAGCAGGCAGAGCATCCAACAATTCCTTGCCCTTTAAAATGCCGGCTTGAGTGTGTGTGCCACCTGAAGCTACGAGATCGTCAATGGCCTTATTCAGACCCTGATCGCCCGTTAGCGTTCTGGTAAAAGTCCGGTCCACCGTCACGAGCTCGGATGGAGGATATTGCCAGTTACCGTCATACTTACTGGAAAACGAAACGATCGCTACTTCCAAGTTTGGATCCTTCAGGACCTCTTTAACAAATTCTTTCGCCGCATTCTTGGCTTCAGTCATGCGGGTGCCTTGCATACTCCCTGACCGGTCGATTACTAAAACGACTCGGGTCGTCTCTGCAGGACCCTCTTTATCCCTGCCTTCCACCCGCAACTTGATGTCCCAGGTATTAACCATGCCTGGAACCGGTGTGGCTGTCTTGTAGGTTCTTACCTCTCCAGGCTGTAATTCACCATTTTCCGCCGATACGATCTCCGGCGCGATAAAGGCATGTCCAGCCAGCATGAGTACTGCCAGCAAAATGGCCAACAGTTTTTGTTTATTTAAGCCCTTCATTTGCATTTTCCTCCAAAATCTCATGAAATTAATGGCCCTTCATCAGCGAAAATGATTTCGCCAAATACCCCTTGTTACCAACACTTTTTTCCCTTGCGATTTTGCCCTTCGTAGGTAAAATGACCCTTCTTCTCCTGCATAACCGGTGTATAGAATAATTTCACCACTTCCATCGATTTGTTGCAGTTACACAAGTATATACGCATAAGTAGCTTAAATGCAATCATACTTTGTATATTATATGTAGTACTGAGTCCAAAGTTATTCATACTAAGCTATTCATTGTATATACATTACCAAGCAGGTAGTATGATCTATCCTCACCTCACGGACAAGTTTCGTATCACAGATCACAGTATTGGACCAATATGCCCCATAAGTCACAGGGGATCGCCGGTATCCGTAATTCCGGGAACGCAAAGTGCTGCGGCGCTTGTGTTACAATGGCGTCACTCAATTGAGAGATGGTCAGGACGTCTGAAAGGAGATGAGAAAATGTTTTTTGAAGAAATCATCGGAGCTTTCACCGGTCGCAACAGGAGAACACGTCACCGCCAGGTCTGCCTCGGCATCACCCTGGGGGCCATTGGAGGCGCTGTTCTGGGACTCTTGTTTGCTCCCCAGGCCGGCAAGGAAACACGTGAACAGATCGCCAAAACCGCCGTCAAGGGCGCCAAGGCAGTAAAAGAGTATTCCGTCAAGGCCGGTAAAGCCATCAAGGAAAAGACGGAAGAGACGGCCGAAGCAGTCGCCAAAAAAGCACGGGGCCTGGCCCGTGAAGCCCGGCTGAAAGAAAAAGAAGGCCAGGAAACTGAAGAGAGCGGTGAGGAATAAGCACGGGATCAGACCGTCGAACGGCTCCGGAATCCTATCTCCCGGCCGTCGAAGCGAGAGGAGCAAATTATGACTGTTATGCTGCTTGAAGTCAGTGTCCCGCTTACCACACTTCTTTATGTCGTGCTGGGCTTGGCTGGAACGGTAGCCCTGGTCGCTCTTACCATCTTCCTTTTCAAGGCCGCAGCGGCAGTGGGGCACATCAGCCGGCTGGTCAGCGGCATATCGCCTGACCTTGTGAAAACGATTGAAGAATTGCCCGCGACAATAAAAAACATCGAAACTGTAAGCGGGAATCTGGTTG includes these proteins:
- a CDS encoding VWA domain-containing protein — translated: MKGLNKQKLLAILLAVLMLAGHAFIAPEIVSAENGELQPGEVRTYKTATPVPGMVNTWDIKLRVEGRDKEGPAETTRVVLVIDRSGSMQGTRMTEAKNAAKEFVKEVLKDPNLEVAIVSFSSKYDGNWQYPPSELVTVDRTFTRTLTGDQGLNKAIDDLVASGGTHTQAGILKGKELLDALPATIDNKIMVLLSDGLPTFSYEPLNWDIVEATGTNTSSNRHQWYGIYDGHFDESTVVGTGSTLTQSYDQTLGTRPNWVYITKHINNGSAAIRAASDTKASIGQNNLFTIAVGTDATGTDILRQIASQNRAYSTNNPSELEGIYGEIAGIITSQSAVRSAVVTDEMGDGFSVVTDVQIDTFGDGTTELKAPAGTTNQTIKWTFPELKKLVVGTDDIRYAEMTYRIEINPSILDPGIELAEISVDPNHHLYWTNKSTVMTYTNSDDNPDSASFESPKVDPVFLKIKKILTDNQGNLIAGDMIADNLTFDVEIKKSSGGDSANFPHTEALVPNAEDPGYVWLTTLRHEGTYSVEEIGVSSGSLSEYDISYKTDGVDGGTTFEVNHVGNIPRSDIEVEVTNRRNVALVSIGVEKTLSGRPGTSTKTDKFGFVLTGPKLPVDGVKKELTFAGNGTKDFRFDSILFTSIDLGGATTKDFFYTVTEDSSQPIAGITYDENLSRTVTVTLSKDNQGRISAAVDPATVSFTNHYEAEGVEVELGGTKTLENRNKALGDDEFEFALYKSDVDGIEGAHVETVSNVGGIFKFSKLDFDAEGTYYYLIKEVDGGLGWFTYDTKEYLVKVVIADNDEGKLEAAVSYYIYDEEADPPAWVEAEVAAFTNSYLAEGVEVELGGTKTLENRNKALGDDEFEFALYKSD
- a CDS encoding YtxH domain-containing protein, translated to MFFEEIIGAFTGRNRRTRHRQVCLGITLGAIGGAVLGLLFAPQAGKETREQIAKTAVKGAKAVKEYSVKAGKAIKEKTEETAEAVAKKARGLAREARLKEKEGQETEESGEE